CGTGCCTGGGCGCTCGCTCTCCCTCGTCGCCGTCGGCGTTTCCACACTCCGCCCCCCTGTCGGGGCTTCACCCCTATCGGGGAACGGGAGCTCCAGTTGACTGGACAACTGTGGCATGACGCTTCCGAGATCTGGGCCGTCACGCCCTTCCATTCGTTCCGCCCTTCCCCGCTCCAACTGCGGGTACTACGGCCTCGGCTGCCGTCCCGCTCCGCCCGTCGCCCGGCGTGGCCCTTTCAGGCCCAAGGCGGGATCTCCCCAGGTAAGAACGCCGTCCTTCACCGCACGATGGCCGGATTTACGCCGCCTGGACCTTGACCATCGGAGCTTCGCGATCCATGGCCCGCTCGCCCCGTCCGGCGTCGCCTCGTATCCGGTTCTTGTTCATCCACCCGCGGTTTACGCTCCACGCTTCCTTCCCACGGTCGGTTGCCCTTCCGCAGTTGCGCTTCACTTCGCTCACGATGGCCTGCTTACGGGAGGACTTGCACCTCCAGGACGGCGCCCATGCTGGGCGCACCCATCCATGAAAAGGCCCCGCCGGGGCGGGGCCTCCTGCATCAGATGCCCTTCGCTCAGACGCTGGCCTTGAAGGCCTGGCCCGGGCGGAACTTGACGGTCCGCGAGGGCTTGATGTCCATCTTCTGACCGGTCTTGGGATTGAATCCCTTCCGCGCCTTGCGCTTCACCACGGCGAAGGATCCGAACCCGACCAAGCGGACGTCACGCTTGGCATTCTTTTTGATGCCATCCAGCACCGCTTCCACAGCGGTCTTGGCCTGGGTCTTGGGAAGATTGGTCTGCTTGGCAACAAACTCGATCAGGTCGCCCTTGTTGAACGGAGGCTTGCTCTCCTTCGCACCGGGCTTCGCTTCCTTCATCGTCTTGGCCATCGGATCCTCCATGAACAGGTAGTGTGACAAACAGCCGGAAGGCTGTTGGACAGCCGTGTGGCTGGCGCAAGGTAGAAAGGGTGCTCTCAGGCAGTCAAGGAAAAAATGAGAAATCTTTCAGCGCCACCGCTGCTGAGGCCGCCCGGAGAGCGGTTCGGCGTCCTCCGCGGGCGCGGCCTTCCACCCCGGCCGGCGATCAGTCGCGCCGGTCATCCCCGCAGCGGCGGTCGCCGTCACCCTGCCTGCGGTCGCTGCCAGAGCGGATTCGTTGCAGAGCGTCGCGGTCCACCAGGTCCCACACGCCATCCTTCAGGACCCCCACCTTGCCCACAAAATTGCCATTGCCGTAGACCTGCTCGCCCGCCCGCAGATGAAAACGTCGGTCCATGGATTCGCAATCCCGGGTGACGGTGTAGTTGTACATGGCAGCTCCTGCTAGTTGCTGTGTGGAAGTCGGGTCATGGCCTTCCAGGAATGGGTCGGCGCTGGTGGTGGCTGTTGCTGGCAAGGGGCCATCATATGGACGTGCCGGGCCTTTTC
The sequence above is a segment of the bacterium genome. Coding sequences within it:
- a CDS encoding HU family DNA-binding protein; this translates as MAKTMKEAKPGAKESKPPFNKGDLIEFVAKQTNLPKTQAKTAVEAVLDGIKKNAKRDVRLVGFGSFAVVKRKARKGFNPKTGQKMDIKPSRTVKFRPGQAFKASV